A stretch of Methanosphaerula palustris E1-9c DNA encodes these proteins:
- a CDS encoding MFS transporter, giving the protein MRFLKENELIARFMAMNIGSGIAVGMVNFILPLFSLSLDATTAEIGLIKGMMGVGDILIVLPAGFLIDYFGTKKMYTVACLFGSFMILVMSFAQSPTMLLGLMIFYGISRSLRTTSLNASFFSNMNAIGIRKGGWFKGAMTAGAQFIGPLIGGFAIIFLTYPGYFVLASAFLLVPLVVLYLSTNGEKSSDTGPKLHLWESLRYYRNLLKNKLLVSATLTECMNSACFMTFSTFVTVLIVVNFELSPSIAAILIALRGIAQILVVIFCGRLLYENHNNLYFISYIMIIISLLLFGTNSNIIILAAAAVIMGSFSGLMTLLTFTNVGSIEGERGKIAGIFAIGTSIGAIFGPVYGGFIGDTFGVQNIFLGFIPLFVTMACFYLFIGRKQNIAGNISRTIHLKN; this is encoded by the coding sequence ATGCGATTCCTCAAAGAAAATGAACTCATTGCCCGATTCATGGCAATGAATATTGGTTCAGGAATCGCGGTGGGTATGGTAAATTTTATCCTCCCCCTGTTCTCCTTAAGCCTTGATGCAACAACAGCAGAAATCGGACTTATTAAGGGTATGATGGGGGTAGGAGATATCCTCATCGTCCTGCCTGCCGGATTTCTCATTGACTATTTCGGCACCAAAAAGATGTACACGGTTGCCTGTCTCTTTGGATCATTCATGATTCTTGTGATGTCCTTTGCACAATCACCTACGATGCTCCTGGGGCTTATGATCTTTTATGGTATCTCGCGTTCGCTGAGAACAACCTCTCTCAATGCCTCCTTTTTTAGTAACATGAATGCTATCGGTATACGGAAAGGTGGCTGGTTTAAGGGGGCGATGACTGCAGGAGCTCAATTTATCGGCCCTCTCATCGGGGGGTTTGCGATAATTTTCCTGACGTATCCAGGATACTTCGTTCTGGCAAGTGCTTTTCTGCTGGTCCCTCTTGTTGTCCTTTACCTTTCAACAAATGGGGAAAAATCATCGGATACAGGTCCTAAACTCCATCTCTGGGAATCACTTCGATATTACCGCAACCTCCTAAAGAATAAACTGCTGGTGTCCGCGACCTTGACTGAGTGCATGAACTCAGCCTGTTTTATGACATTCTCCACATTTGTAACCGTGTTAATTGTTGTAAATTTCGAGTTATCTCCCAGCATTGCAGCAATACTAATTGCATTACGTGGAATTGCCCAGATACTTGTAGTGATCTTCTGTGGCCGATTGTTGTATGAGAACCATAATAATCTGTATTTCATCAGTTACATTATGATCATAATCAGCCTGCTTCTCTTTGGAACTAACTCCAATATCATTATACTAGCCGCTGCGGCGGTGATTATGGGCAGTTTCTCCGGGCTCATGACACTTCTTACCTTCACCAATGTGGGGAGTATCGAAGGAGAACGCGGAAAAATAGCTGGAATATTTGCCATCGGGACAAGCATTGGCGCAATATTCGGACCTGTTTACGGCGGGTTTATCGGAGACACGTTTGGAGTGCAGAATATTTTTTTGGGATTTATTCCCCTATTCGTGACCATGGCATGCTTCTATCTGTTTATCGGCAGGAAACAGAATATTGCTGGAA